One region of Gemmatimonadaceae bacterium genomic DNA includes:
- a CDS encoding MBL fold metallo-hydrolase, whose amino-acid sequence MFFRQLYDTALAQASYVIGCQATGEAIVIDPLRDPAPYLAVAKAEGLRITHITETHIHADFVSGARELRAACGAQLYLSAEGGSDWQYAYAATDGATLLHDGDRIVVGNIHLDVMHTPGHTPEHLSFIVTDTPRAAGPMGVLTGDFVFVGDVGRPDLLERAAKIANTMEAGARTLFHSLERFRALPDHLQVWPGHGAGSACGKALGAVPSSTVGYEKMANWGVGTTDEATFVQMVLDGQPEPPRYFAEMKRLNRDGPPVLGARAPLPRLEAADVLALGADHWVIDLRSAAAAADGYVSGTLNVPLSKSFSTYVGSLLPITAPVVLLASESPNSPERTTDTAPDSVTSTREVLAHVGFDQVIGWAFADPVLAQATAAGRVASMPQVAPAQLQSMAEIPVIDVRGRSEWDGGHLPGARHLPLGSLPEEAAALASAPLVVQCQSGGRSAIAASLIARAAYFAGHTPLVRNLAGGYLAWRGAGLPVTSGD is encoded by the coding sequence ATGTTCTTTCGACAGCTCTACGACACGGCCCTGGCGCAAGCGAGCTATGTGATCGGCTGCCAGGCCACCGGCGAGGCGATCGTCATTGATCCCCTGCGGGACCCGGCCCCCTATCTCGCGGTCGCCAAGGCCGAGGGGCTCCGCATCACCCACATCACCGAGACGCACATTCACGCCGACTTCGTCTCGGGGGCGCGCGAACTCCGGGCCGCCTGTGGGGCGCAGCTCTACCTGTCGGCGGAGGGTGGCAGCGACTGGCAGTACGCGTATGCGGCCACCGATGGCGCGACGCTGCTGCATGACGGCGACCGCATCGTCGTGGGCAACATCCATCTCGACGTGATGCACACGCCCGGGCATACGCCGGAGCATCTGAGCTTCATCGTGACCGACACGCCGCGGGCCGCCGGTCCCATGGGCGTGCTGACCGGTGACTTTGTGTTTGTGGGCGATGTCGGGCGGCCGGACCTGCTCGAGCGCGCGGCCAAGATCGCGAACACCATGGAAGCCGGAGCGCGCACCCTCTTTCATTCGCTCGAACGCTTCCGCGCGCTGCCCGATCACCTGCAGGTGTGGCCGGGCCATGGCGCCGGGTCGGCGTGCGGCAAGGCGCTGGGCGCGGTCCCCTCGAGTACCGTGGGCTACGAAAAGATGGCCAACTGGGGCGTGGGCACGACGGACGAGGCCACCTTCGTGCAGATGGTGCTCGACGGGCAGCCGGAACCCCCGCGATACTTCGCCGAGATGAAGCGGCTCAACCGCGACGGCCCGCCGGTACTTGGCGCGCGCGCCCCACTCCCGCGCCTCGAGGCGGCGGACGTGCTCGCACTAGGCGCCGATCACTGGGTGATCGACCTGCGCTCGGCGGCGGCCGCGGCTGACGGATACGTGTCGGGCACGCTCAACGTCCCGCTCTCGAAGTCGTTCAGTACCTATGTCGGGTCATTGCTGCCGATCACGGCCCCGGTGGTGCTGCTGGCGAGTGAATCGCCCAACAGTCCGGAGCGCACAACCGATACGGCGCCCGACTCGGTGACCAGCACGCGCGAGGTCCTGGCCCACGTCGGCTTCGATCAGGTGATTGGCTGGGCGTTCGCGGACCCCGTGCTCGCGCAGGCGACCGCCGCGGGACGCGTGGCCAGCATGCCCCAGGTGGCCCCGGCACAGTTGCAGTCGATGGCGGAGATTCCGGTCATCGATGTGCGCGGGCGCAGCGAATGGGATGGTGGTCATCTCCCCGGCGCGCGGCATCTGCCGCTGGGGAGCCTGCCAGAAGAGGCGGCGGCGTTGGCGTCGGCGCCGCTGGTGGTGCAGTGCCAGTCGGGCGGGCGGTCGGCGATCGCGGCGAGCCTGATCGCCCGGGCGGCGTACTTCGCGGGTCACACGCCCCTGGTGCGCAACCTCGCCGGCGGGTATCTGGCGTGGCGAGGGGCGGGGTTACCCGTGACCAGTGGTGATTGA
- a CDS encoding M1 family metallopeptidase: MLTLPDILRSLPRGRVSGHRAVAALALAAASATRAPAQAPRPERPAPRSVADTSIFAPLVLPTANEMRAGSGAPGARYWQNRADYVLKATLDTAKKSVSGSMTLRYTNRTPDTLRFLWMQTEQNAFRDKSLNSYIFEEDGRFGSRGFNGGYTFTKLAQTLGPAGGATKSVELTRRVEETVMKVDLAEPLAPGKTATIDMAWSFPVPEHGADRMGREGALYEIAQWYPRVAVYDDVRGWNIEPYLGQGEFYLEYGDYDLSVTVPAGYIVAATGALQNAAQVLTPTTLARHAIAAKSDTVVRLITADELASGKARPRTSGTMTWHFVAKNVRDAVWAASPDFQWDATSWKGIMAYAYYRPSAAVNWHDAADQSRMSIMEYSERWFMYPWPQISAIEGPISGMEYPMIAMENKSADVYDLYNVVTHEIGHMWFPMIVGSNERVYMWQDEGFNTFINTFSEGRRYPEKGDQMARAAEERRLVEQVMTAGMDKPIDINPDRIAPDMLGVTAYVKPSVGLQLLRQEILGPQAFDEAFKTYTARWAFKHPTPADFFRTMENVAGRRLDWFWREWFIENARFDQAVDTVVTRTRGDTNQVAVVFGNRERGVLPIRARFSFSDGSTMDVHYPAEVWSTNTRRYVREFRFVGKQLVGIELDPEQRLLDVDRKNNRWGSPTRQP, translated from the coding sequence ATGCTGACACTGCCAGACATCCTTCGTTCCCTGCCGCGCGGTCGCGTCAGCGGCCATCGCGCGGTGGCCGCCCTCGCCCTCGCGGCCGCGTCGGCCACGCGCGCGCCGGCTCAGGCGCCGCGCCCCGAACGCCCCGCGCCGCGATCGGTGGCCGATACTTCCATCTTCGCGCCGCTCGTACTTCCCACGGCCAACGAGATGCGCGCCGGCAGCGGAGCCCCCGGCGCCCGCTACTGGCAGAATCGCGCCGACTACGTGCTCAAGGCCACGCTCGATACGGCCAAGAAGAGCGTCAGCGGGAGTATGACGCTGCGCTATACCAATCGCACGCCGGACACGCTGCGCTTCCTCTGGATGCAGACGGAGCAGAACGCCTTCCGGGACAAGTCGCTCAACTCGTACATCTTCGAGGAAGACGGGCGCTTTGGTTCGCGTGGCTTCAACGGCGGGTACACGTTCACGAAGCTCGCGCAGACGCTGGGCCCTGCCGGCGGCGCGACCAAGAGCGTGGAGCTCACGCGCCGCGTGGAAGAAACCGTCATGAAGGTGGATCTCGCCGAGCCGCTCGCGCCGGGAAAGACGGCCACCATCGACATGGCGTGGTCGTTCCCCGTGCCCGAGCATGGCGCCGACCGCATGGGGCGCGAGGGCGCGCTCTACGAGATCGCCCAGTGGTATCCGCGCGTCGCCGTGTACGATGATGTGCGTGGCTGGAACATCGAACCGTATCTGGGGCAGGGCGAGTTCTATCTCGAGTACGGCGACTACGATCTGAGCGTGACCGTGCCGGCGGGCTACATCGTGGCGGCAACGGGGGCGCTCCAGAACGCCGCCCAGGTCCTCACCCCCACCACCCTCGCACGCCACGCGATCGCGGCCAAGAGCGATACCGTGGTGCGCCTCATCACGGCCGACGAACTCGCGAGCGGCAAGGCGCGCCCGCGCACGAGCGGCACGATGACGTGGCACTTCGTCGCCAAGAATGTGCGCGACGCGGTGTGGGCGGCCTCACCCGACTTTCAGTGGGATGCGACCAGCTGGAAGGGGATCATGGCCTACGCCTACTACCGCCCCAGCGCCGCGGTGAACTGGCACGACGCCGCCGACCAGTCGCGCATGTCGATCATGGAGTACTCCGAGCGCTGGTTCATGTACCCCTGGCCGCAGATCTCGGCCATCGAAGGCCCCATCAGCGGCATGGAGTACCCCATGATCGCGATGGAGAACAAAAGTGCCGATGTGTACGACCTGTACAACGTCGTCACGCACGAGATCGGACATATGTGGTTCCCGATGATTGTCGGGAGCAACGAACGCGTCTACATGTGGCAGGACGAAGGCTTCAACACCTTCATCAATACCTTCTCGGAAGGCCGCCGCTATCCGGAGAAGGGCGATCAGATGGCGCGCGCGGCGGAGGAGCGTCGCCTGGTGGAGCAGGTGATGACGGCGGGCATGGACAAGCCCATTGACATCAACCCCGACCGCATCGCCCCCGACATGCTCGGGGTGACCGCCTACGTGAAGCCGAGTGTGGGGCTCCAGCTGTTGCGGCAGGAGATCCTCGGGCCGCAGGCGTTCGATGAGGCGTTCAAGACGTACACCGCGCGCTGGGCCTTCAAGCATCCCACGCCGGCCGATTTCTTCCGGACCATGGAGAACGTCGCGGGCCGTCGGCTCGACTGGTTCTGGCGGGAGTGGTTCATCGAAAACGCGCGCTTCGATCAGGCGGTCGACACCGTCGTGACCCGCACGCGCGGTGACACGAATCAGGTGGCGGTGGTGTTCGGCAACCGCGAGCGGGGCGTGCTGCCCATTCGTGCGCGTTTCTCCTTCAGCGACGGCAGCACGATGGACGTGCACTATCCCGCGGAGGTGTGGAGCACCAACACGCGGCGCTATGTGCGCGAGTTCCGCTTCGTGGGGAAGCAGCTCGTGGGGATCGAACTCGACCCCGAGCAGCGCCTGCTCGACGTCGATCGCAAGAACAACCGGTGGGGCTCTCCCACTCGGCAGCCCTAG
- the argJ gene encoding bifunctional glutamate N-acetyltransferase/amino-acid acetyltransferase ArgJ yields MSEPSLFHATPVFPRGFHCASRNVGLKPSARDLTLFASDVDAAAAAVFTRNHFPGAPIILGRETIRGGTLRAIIANSKVSNVATGATGVENARRMARAAAAELGTDPGRVLVSSTGVIGVQLPIEKIERGVVGMAADLQGDPMVGAEGIMTTDTHPKALSASVGNATITWVAKGSGMIEPNMATMLSYIFTDAAFDAPTLDRLLRAAVAPTFNMLSVDTDTSTSDTCAILANGLAGAVDEAEFLRVLRAGCTRMTEILARDGEGAEHLVRVTVRGALNATEAHVVAKSIVNSPLVKTMVHGADPNVGRLLMAVGKCFTCTIRPATTDAWINGYQVVGNGERLAFDDAIVRETLSREVVDLEVCLGVGDGEATAYGCDLTKGYVDENAAYYSS; encoded by the coding sequence ATGTCCGAGCCCTCCCTCTTTCATGCCACGCCGGTGTTCCCGCGCGGCTTTCATTGCGCCAGCCGCAATGTGGGCCTCAAGCCCAGCGCGCGTGATCTGACGCTCTTCGCGAGCGACGTCGACGCGGCCGCCGCCGCGGTGTTCACGCGCAATCACTTCCCCGGCGCGCCGATCATTCTGGGGCGTGAGACCATCCGGGGCGGCACGTTGCGCGCGATCATCGCCAACAGCAAGGTGAGCAACGTGGCCACCGGCGCGACGGGCGTGGAGAATGCGCGGCGCATGGCGCGCGCGGCGGCCGCCGAACTCGGCACCGACCCGGGGCGGGTGCTGGTGAGCTCCACCGGCGTGATTGGCGTGCAGCTCCCGATCGAGAAGATCGAACGGGGCGTGGTGGGGATGGCTGCCGATCTGCAGGGCGACCCGATGGTCGGCGCGGAAGGAATCATGACCACCGACACGCACCCCAAGGCGCTGTCGGCCAGTGTGGGCAACGCCACGATCACGTGGGTGGCGAAGGGCTCAGGGATGATCGAGCCGAACATGGCCACCATGCTGAGCTACATCTTCACGGATGCGGCGTTCGATGCGCCCACGCTCGACCGCCTGCTGCGCGCGGCGGTGGCGCCGACGTTCAACATGCTCAGCGTGGACACCGATACGAGCACGTCGGACACGTGCGCGATTCTCGCCAACGGACTGGCGGGCGCGGTGGACGAAGCCGAATTCCTGCGCGTCCTGCGCGCGGGGTGCACGCGCATGACGGAGATCCTCGCGCGCGATGGCGAGGGGGCGGAGCATCTGGTCCGCGTGACGGTGCGCGGCGCCCTGAATGCCACCGAAGCGCACGTCGTGGCGAAGAGCATCGTGAACTCGCCGCTCGTGAAGACGATGGTGCACGGCGCCGATCCGAATGTCGGCCGCTTGCTGATGGCGGTGGGCAAGTGCTTCACCTGCACCATTCGGCCAGCCACGACCGATGCCTGGATCAACGGCTATCAGGTCGTGGGCAACGGCGAGCGCCTCGCGTTCGATGATGCCATCGTGCGCGAGACGCTCTCCCGGGAAGTGGTTGACCTCGAGGTGTGCCTCGGGGTGGGCGATGGGGAGGCCACGGCGTACGGCTGTGACCTCACGAAGGGGTACGTGGACGAGAACGCGGCGTACTACAGCTCCTGA
- a CDS encoding PAS domain-containing protein, with product MTTPQSLEPTAATTDEQEPLLGICAIGASAGGLEALQLFFDSTDANTGIAYVVVQHLSPDHKSLMVELLRRHTPLKVVRAEEGMRIMPNTVYLNPPKTNLTISEGELHLVEAPSGSGLHLPIDSFFASLAQAQGEFAVGVVLSGTGSDGTRGARELKAEGGLVLVQEPTEAQFDGMPRSVVATGLADQVLPVGEMPATILQFFQRRGGVRAMTAPEQSAGTAQQVTRVLGLLRDRLGTDFAGYKPNTIIRRIERRVLMHPGLGWDDYVRLLEDSRTELVALHRDLLINVTRFFRDEEAFRLLQQRVLPQLVQDAPPDGELRVWVPACSTGEEAYSIVILLLETLEELKLTRNVRVFATDVDQDAVEFAAAGRYGDSIAADISPDRLARWFVADGDGYRVSRALRDRVIFARHNLLKDPPLTRMDMVSCRNMLIYLGADLQRRVIALLAYALRARGYLLLGSSETVGALSTLFDVVDAKWKLYQALQPGRHTLAEALPSRPRRSLMQTYGVTTGAEAAVLSTRGQATRSAAEDGLLEHVFQELTDLLKLRCVVLDAEFQLLHTFGDVSTLLKVPAGRSTLEIFKLLPRPLSAALRAALGRIAKEHREIIYEGIELQSNEPTVTLHVRPLDVGPDRTRAYVIFFQSGPVPLTGKTADTLAADESTALRLTQLEHELQYTKENLQATIEELETSNEELQATNEELLASNEELQSTNEELQSVNEELQTVNAEYQEKIAELISLNNDIENLLRTTGVGTLFVDEGLRIRKFTDAALRLLNVMPQDIGRPLEHIAAKVPGVDLVGMCRRVMQGQGAESHDLVASDGTHLHVKVLPYLTGDVGVHGVIVSVIDVTEVKQGEERLQNILDSIPSSLAVLGPDGTIVQTNAEWSRFASANEAPPPLISGVGLNYVATCMAAPNDPMAQTVGRGLRDLLAGRRERFEVEYPCHSPTQKRFFRLSATPLSNAGPRGALVQHFDITGTVLRLERLTQWAEQVHAMGVAGLPDVPGE from the coding sequence ATGACCACCCCCCAGAGTCTCGAGCCGACCGCGGCCACCACCGACGAGCAGGAGCCCCTGTTGGGGATCTGCGCCATCGGCGCCAGCGCCGGCGGGCTCGAGGCGCTGCAGCTCTTCTTCGACAGCACCGATGCCAATACCGGCATCGCCTATGTCGTCGTGCAGCACCTGTCGCCCGACCACAAGTCGCTCATGGTCGAGCTCCTGCGGCGTCACACACCGCTCAAGGTCGTTCGCGCCGAAGAAGGCATGCGCATCATGCCCAACACGGTGTATCTCAATCCGCCCAAGACGAACCTCACGATCAGTGAGGGCGAACTACATCTCGTCGAGGCGCCGAGTGGCTCCGGGTTGCACCTGCCGATCGACAGCTTTTTCGCGTCCCTCGCGCAGGCCCAGGGCGAGTTCGCCGTGGGCGTGGTGCTCTCGGGCACCGGCAGCGATGGCACGCGTGGCGCGCGTGAACTGAAGGCCGAGGGTGGCCTCGTGCTGGTGCAGGAACCGACCGAGGCGCAGTTCGACGGCATGCCGCGGAGCGTCGTCGCGACCGGCCTCGCCGATCAGGTCCTGCCGGTGGGCGAGATGCCCGCCACGATCCTGCAGTTCTTCCAGCGGCGGGGCGGCGTGCGCGCCATGACCGCCCCCGAGCAGAGCGCCGGCACCGCGCAGCAGGTCACGCGCGTCCTCGGTCTGCTGCGCGATCGCCTCGGCACGGACTTCGCCGGCTACAAGCCGAATACCATCATTCGCCGCATCGAGCGCCGCGTGCTCATGCACCCCGGCCTCGGCTGGGATGACTATGTGCGCCTCCTCGAGGATTCGCGCACCGAGTTGGTGGCGCTGCATCGCGATCTGCTCATCAACGTCACCCGCTTCTTCCGTGACGAGGAGGCCTTCCGCCTTCTGCAGCAGCGCGTCCTCCCGCAGCTCGTGCAGGATGCGCCCCCCGATGGCGAACTGCGCGTCTGGGTGCCCGCCTGCTCCACCGGTGAAGAAGCCTACTCGATTGTCATCCTGCTGCTGGAGACGCTCGAGGAGCTCAAGCTCACGCGCAACGTGCGCGTCTTTGCTACCGACGTGGATCAGGATGCCGTGGAGTTCGCCGCCGCCGGTCGCTACGGCGATTCCATCGCCGCCGACATCTCCCCGGATCGACTGGCGCGCTGGTTTGTGGCCGATGGCGATGGCTATCGCGTCAGCCGCGCCCTGCGCGATCGCGTGATCTTCGCCCGACACAATCTGCTCAAGGATCCGCCGTTGACGCGCATGGACATGGTGTCCTGCCGCAACATGCTGATCTACCTCGGCGCGGATCTGCAGCGTCGCGTTATCGCGTTGCTCGCCTATGCGCTCCGCGCACGTGGCTATCTGCTGCTGGGGTCCAGCGAAACGGTCGGCGCCCTGTCCACGCTGTTCGACGTGGTCGATGCGAAGTGGAAGCTCTATCAGGCGCTGCAGCCCGGGCGGCATACGCTGGCCGAGGCACTGCCATCGCGCCCGCGCCGCTCGCTCATGCAGACCTATGGCGTCACGACCGGCGCCGAGGCCGCGGTGCTGTCCACGCGCGGGCAGGCCACGCGCAGCGCCGCTGAAGATGGGCTGCTCGAGCACGTCTTCCAGGAGCTCACCGATCTCCTCAAGCTGCGATGCGTCGTGCTCGACGCCGAGTTCCAGCTGCTGCACACGTTCGGTGATGTCTCCACGCTGCTCAAGGTGCCGGCCGGCCGTTCGACGCTCGAGATCTTCAAGCTCTTGCCGCGCCCGCTGAGCGCGGCCCTGCGCGCCGCCCTGGGGCGCATCGCGAAGGAACATCGCGAGATCATCTACGAAGGCATCGAGCTCCAGTCGAACGAGCCCACGGTCACGCTGCACGTGCGCCCGCTCGACGTGGGCCCCGATCGCACGCGCGCCTACGTGATCTTCTTCCAGAGCGGCCCCGTGCCGCTCACCGGCAAGACGGCCGATACGCTCGCCGCCGACGAAAGCACCGCGCTCCGCCTCACGCAGCTCGAACACGAACTGCAGTACACGAAGGAAAACCTGCAGGCCACGATCGAGGAGCTCGAAACCTCGAACGAGGAGCTGCAGGCCACCAACGAGGAGCTGCTGGCGTCGAACGAGGAGCTGCAGAGCACCAACGAAGAGCTCCAGTCGGTGAACGAAGAGCTGCAGACGGTCAACGCCGAGTATCAGGAAAAGATCGCCGAGCTCATTTCGCTCAACAACGACATCGAGAACCTCCTGCGTACCACCGGGGTCGGCACCCTGTTCGTGGACGAAGGGCTGCGCATCCGCAAGTTCACCGATGCGGCGCTGCGCCTGCTCAACGTCATGCCGCAGGACATCGGCCGCCCGCTCGAGCATATCGCCGCCAAGGTGCCCGGCGTGGATCTGGTGGGGATGTGCCGCCGGGTCATGCAGGGGCAGGGCGCGGAGTCCCACGATCTGGTCGCCAGCGATGGCACCCATCTCCATGTGAAGGTGCTCCCGTATCTCACCGGCGACGTGGGGGTGCATGGCGTCATCGTGAGCGTGATCGATGTGACGGAAGTGAAGCAGGGCGAGGAGCGCCTGCAGAACATCCTCGACTCGATCCCGTCGTCACTCGCGGTGCTCGGACCCGACGGCACCATCGTGCAGACGAACGCCGAATGGTCGCGCTTTGCCTCGGCGAACGAGGCGCCGCCGCCGCTCATTTCCGGCGTGGGGCTCAACTACGTCGCGACGTGCATGGCCGCGCCGAACGATCCGATGGCGCAAACGGTCGGGCGTGGGCTGCGGGATCTGCTCGCCGGCCGCCGCGAGCGCTTCGAGGTGGAGTACCCCTGCCACTCCCCCACGCAGAAGCGCTTCTTCCGGCTGTCGGCCACGCCGCTCTCGAATGCCGGCCCGCGCGGCGCGCTGGTGCAGCACTTCGATATCACCGGCACCGTGCTGCGCCTCGAACGGCTCACCCAGTGGGCGGAGCAGGTGCACGCGATGGGGGTGGCGGGACTGCCGGACGTGCCAGGGGAGTAA
- a CDS encoding PAS domain-containing protein, giving the protein MFAVALETLPLDALCDPHLILDADGLVVRADSRVDAAILNDAPVLRQLAMARVAPTEIVADTILGRRWFSVATTDGKWQGAPARLVRLLDITGERHEALAQRHLADAAQDVIDALPAAVLLLDATGHIIAANARWHIQANTGEAGSVGSRLGANYADECDALAARGDPAMQRLADGVRQVLDRRRLAFEEDVHCRNPANPVWYHVTVSALGATEGAVVQHLETTALREALLAEASATAHFRGVFEMALDPILLFDDAMQVLAVNAAAEQTLGRSRDALEGRPLCEFVAPESLNTLYEQHEALLAMGEGRGFSQYMGAGGKLVDVEFASRANVVPGRHVTMLRDRSAMNSMERQLRTAQRMEAIGRVTGGIAHDFNNLLTVIVAHAEILAGDPDAVSDADRQSLQEVLAAARRGAEMVRKLMALGRQEPLRLTACDIGAGIEEAATILRRILPETINTQVRIEGELPLACADANAVQEILLNLATNARDAMPDGGNLTITVRAESGAARQAADAARALVQPLHHVVVRVQDTGVGMDSSTLANLFEPFFTTKPPGQGTGLGMPMVQGLMEQMRGRVEVRSARQQGTTVTLHFAVADSAWIAQALPTPAKAHRAVHGETVLVVEDDPGIRALAVRLLEKAGYRVLEAHHGDHAWDVLASRSHALHGPIDVVLSDIVMPRGGGARVLDGVIRFGAGVRLIWMTGYPGAEFDDAEVRAPCAAPIIQKPWSVAGLLAGVRDALDGPPTPLPSYQSDAHSA; this is encoded by the coding sequence CACCGACGGCAAGTGGCAGGGCGCCCCCGCCCGACTGGTGCGCCTCCTCGACATCACGGGCGAGCGGCACGAAGCGCTCGCCCAGCGGCACCTCGCGGATGCGGCGCAGGATGTGATCGACGCGCTGCCTGCGGCGGTGCTGTTGCTCGATGCCACCGGCCACATCATCGCCGCCAATGCGCGCTGGCACATTCAGGCCAACACCGGCGAGGCAGGATCCGTCGGGTCGCGGCTCGGCGCCAATTATGCCGACGAGTGCGACGCGCTGGCCGCTCGTGGTGATCCGGCCATGCAGCGGCTCGCCGATGGCGTGCGCCAGGTCCTCGATCGGCGGCGCCTCGCGTTTGAAGAGGACGTGCACTGCCGCAATCCGGCGAATCCCGTCTGGTATCACGTCACCGTGTCCGCGCTGGGGGCCACCGAGGGCGCGGTCGTGCAGCATCTCGAGACCACGGCCTTGCGCGAGGCCCTGCTCGCCGAAGCGTCGGCAACGGCCCACTTCCGTGGCGTCTTCGAAATGGCCTTGGATCCCATCCTGCTGTTCGACGATGCCATGCAGGTCCTGGCGGTGAATGCCGCGGCCGAGCAGACGCTTGGGCGCTCGCGCGATGCGCTCGAGGGGCGTCCCCTCTGCGAGTTCGTCGCACCCGAGTCGCTGAATACCCTCTACGAGCAGCACGAAGCCCTCCTCGCCATGGGGGAGGGGCGCGGCTTTTCGCAGTACATGGGCGCCGGTGGCAAGCTGGTGGACGTCGAGTTCGCCAGTCGCGCGAACGTCGTGCCCGGGCGGCACGTGACGATGCTGCGCGATCGCTCCGCCATGAACAGCATGGAGCGCCAGCTGCGCACGGCGCAGCGCATGGAAGCGATCGGCCGGGTCACCGGCGGCATTGCCCACGACTTCAATAACCTGCTCACGGTCATCGTCGCGCACGCCGAGATCCTCGCCGGTGATCCGGATGCGGTGAGCGACGCCGATCGGCAGTCGCTGCAGGAGGTGCTCGCCGCGGCGCGGCGGGGCGCCGAAATGGTGCGCAAGCTCATGGCGCTCGGCCGTCAGGAACCGCTGCGCCTCACCGCCTGCGACATCGGCGCCGGCATCGAGGAAGCGGCCACCATTCTGCGTCGCATTCTCCCGGAGACGATCAACACCCAGGTGCGGATCGAGGGCGAGCTGCCGCTGGCCTGCGCCGATGCGAACGCCGTGCAGGAGATCCTGCTGAACCTGGCCACCAATGCCCGCGATGCGATGCCGGACGGTGGGAACCTCACCATTACCGTACGCGCCGAATCGGGGGCCGCCCGTCAGGCCGCGGATGCCGCCCGGGCCCTGGTGCAGCCGCTCCATCACGTCGTGGTGCGGGTGCAGGATACCGGGGTCGGGATGGACAGCAGCACGCTCGCCAACCTCTTCGAACCCTTCTTCACCACCAAGCCGCCGGGGCAGGGGACCGGGCTGGGGATGCCGATGGTCCAAGGGCTCATGGAGCAGATGCGGGGGCGCGTGGAGGTGCGGTCGGCGCGCCAGCAGGGCACCACGGTCACCCTGCACTTCGCCGTGGCCGACAGCGCCTGGATCGCGCAGGCGCTCCCCACGCCGGCCAAGGCGCACCGCGCCGTCCATGGCGAGACCGTCCTCGTGGTCGAGGACGACCCCGGGATCCGCGCGTTGGCAGTTCGCCTGTTGGAGAAGGCGGGGTATCGGGTACTCGAGGCCCACCACGGCGACCATGCCTGGGATGTCCTCGCCAGTCGCTCGCACGCCCTCCACGGGCCGATCGACGTGGTCCTCTCCGATATCGTGATGCCCCGGGGCGGTGGGGCCCGGGTGCTCGACGGGGTGATCCGCTTTGGCGCCGGTGTCCGCCTGATCTGGATGACCGGCTACCCCGGCGCAGAATTCGACGACGCAGAGGTGCGGGCGCCGTGCGCGGCCCCCATAATCCAGAAGCCATGGTCCGTGGCTGGATTGCTGGCCGGCGTGCGTGACGCGCTGGACGGCCCGCCCACCCCACTCCCCTCGTACCAGTCCGACGCCCACTCCGCATGA